Proteins from a genomic interval of Poecile atricapillus isolate bPoeAtr1 chromosome 1, bPoeAtr1.hap1, whole genome shotgun sequence:
- the PAAF1 gene encoding proteasomal ATPase-associated factor 1 isoform X2 has translation MKIWQAANGEIRRLLEGHVYDVNCCRFFPSGLVVLSGGMDAQLKIWSAEDASCVVTFKGHKGGILDTAIVDRGRNVLSCSRDGTVRLWDCGKSACLGIIADCGSPVNGIAVGTADNSLNLGSPEKPPSEREVGTEGKILLLAREDKKLQGVGLQSRQPVFLFVGSDAFNCCTFLSSTYILAGTQDGNIYQLDVRNTNAPVQVIHRSGAPVLSLLPYRDGFIASQGDGTCFIVQQDLDYVLDLTEADCDPVYKVASWEKEIYTCCRDGIVRRYQLSDL, from the exons ATGAAAATATGGCAGGCTGCAAATGGAGAGATAAGA agACTTTTGGAAGGCCATGTGTATGATGTGAATTGTTGCAGGTTTTTCCCATCTGGCCTCGTGGTTCTGAGTGGGGGAATGGATGCCCAGCTAAAGATCTGGTCAGCAGAAGATGCCAGCTGTGTAGTAACATTTAAAGGTCACAAAGGAG GTATTTTGGACACTGCCATTGTGGATCGAGGAAGAAAtgtcctgtcctgctccagggaTGGCACTGTCCGTCTCTGGGACTGTGGGAAATCTGCCTGCCTGGGCATCATCGCCGACTGCGGCTCTCCCGTCAACGGCATCGCCGTGGGCACCGCTGACAACTCCCTGAACCTGGGCTCACCTGAGAAACCTCCCA GTGAGCGTGAGGTCGGGACAGAAGGGAAAATCCTGCTGCTGGCTCGAGAGGACAAGAAGCTTCAAGGAGTGGGACTACAGAGCAGGCAGCCA GTGTTCCTCTTTGTTGGATCTGACGCCTTCAACTGCTGCACATTCCTGTCAAGCACCTACATTCTGGCAGGGACTCAGGATGGGAACATCTACCAGCTGGATGTGAGAAACACAAA TGCTCCAGTCCAGGTGATCCATAGATCAGGAGCACCAGTGCTTTCCCTGCTCCCGTACCGAGATGGATTTATTGCCAGCCAAG GGGATGGCACCTGCTTCATTGTTCAGCAAGACCTGGATTATGTCCTGGATCTCACCGAGGCCGACTGCGACCCCGTGTACAAG gtGGCTTCTTGGGAGAAAGAAATCTACActtgctgcagggatgggatagTGAGGAGATACCAACTTTCTGACCTTTAA
- the DNAJB13 gene encoding dnaJ homolog subfamily B member 13 — MGLDYYAVLELDRGATADDIKKAYRKLALKYHPLKCKEPWGPKRFQQLAEAYDVLSDPMKKGIYDKFGEEGLKGGIPLELASDNPWSVGYVFHNNPEKVFREFFGGDNPFAEFFAEDGSEVLLPFGGPRGRGALRRDPPIVRDLYVSLEDLFHGCTKKIKISRRVMNEDGQTSTIRDKILTIDVQPGWKRGTRITFEKEGDQGPNIIPADITFVVQEKLHPRFKRIDNNLLHVASIPLSKALTGFTLDVWTLDGRLLNIPINDIVDPKYYKMVPGEGMPLVQDPQRKGDLYIYFDILFPKRLSPEVKTLLKSILQP, encoded by the exons ATGGGGCTGGACTACTAcgctgtgctggagctggaccGCGGGGCCACCGCCGACGACATCAAGAAGGC TTATCGGAAGTTGGCCCTGAAGTACCACCCATTAAAATGCAAGGAGCCCTGGGGGCCGAAGAGGTtccagcagctggcagaggcCTACGATGTGCTCAGCGACC CTATGAAGAAAGGCATCTACGACAAATTTGGGGAAGAGGGGCTCAAAGGTGGCATCCCCTTGGAGTTGGCGAGTGACAACCCTTGGAGCGTTGGATACGTGTTCCATAACAACCCTGAAAAAGTCTTCAGGGAGTTCTTTGGAGGAGACAACCCCTTTGCAG AGTTCTTTGCTGAGGATGGCTCGGAGGTGCTGCTGCCCTTTGGAGGGCCCCGAGGCCGGGGGGCCCTGCGGCGGGACCCCCCCATCGTGCGGGATCTCTACGTGTCCCTCGAGGACCTGTTCCATGGCTGCACCAAGAAGATTAAGATCTCCCGCAGG GTGATGAACGAGGATGGGCAGACAAGCACCATCAGGGATAAGATCCTAACGATTGACGTGCAGCCGGGATGGAAGCGCGGCACCAGGATCACCTTCGAGAAGGAAGGAGACCAG GGCCCAAACATCATTCCAGCTGACATCACCTTTGTTGTCCAGGAGAAGCTTCACCCCAGGTTCAAAAGAATCGACAACAACCTCCTTCACGTTGCCAGCATCCCCCTGTCAAAG GCGCTGACTGGATTCACCCTGGATGTGTGGACGCTGGATGGGAGGCTGCTGAACATCCCCATCAACGACATTGTGGA CCCCAAGTACTACAAAATGGTGCCGGGGGAGGGAATGCCGCTGGTCCAGGACCCCCAGCGCAAGGGGGACCTCTACATCTACTTTGACATCCTCTTCCCCAAAAGGCTCAGCCCTGAGGTGAAAACACTCTTGAAAAGCATCCTCCAGCCCTAG